The following nucleotide sequence is from Streptomyces pactum.
CCCGTACTACGCGGCGGAGCGCGGGCTGGTGGACGACGTCATCGACCCGGCCGACACCCGTGCGGTGCTCATCCGGTCGCTGGCGATGCTCCGCACCAAGCACGCCGACCTGCCCTCGCGCAAGCACGGGAACCCGCCGCAGTAACGCGGCGGGCCGCGAGCCACGACGTCCGGGGCCGCACCGGGCGCCCGGCGCCGCACGGCGGAAGCCGTACCGGCGCCGGCGCCCCGCGGCCGTACCGACCCATCCGATGGAGACGAGAACCACCGTGAGCACATCCGTTGATCCCGCCGCCACGGCCGCCACGCTGGTCCGGGTGGAGAAGGGCCACGCCGGTCCCGAGGAACTGGCCGCGGTCACCGCGGTCCTCCTGGCCCGGGCCGCCGCCGGTGCCGCACACCGCACCGGCGCCACCGTCCGGCCGCGCCGCAGCACCGCCGGCTGGAGCCGGCCCGAGCGCCGGCCCGGCTTCCGCGCCCCGCACAGCTGGCAGATCTGATCCCCGCCGCGCCACGCGCGCCGCACAACGCACCGGGTCCCCGTCCTCCCACAGGAGGCGGGGACCCGGTGCGTCGCGCGCCGGCCCGGCCGCGGATCCCCGCGGCCGGGCGGACCGGCTCAGCGCAGCCGCGCCATCAGGGCGTGTTCGACGAGGGTGATGAGCGCGCTCTTGGCCTCGCTGCGGTGGCGCGCGTCGGTGGTGATGATGGGGGCGTCCGGGCCGATCTGGAGGGCTTCGCGGACCTCTTCGGGGGTGTACGGCTGGTGGCCGTCGAAGCCGTTGAGGGCGATGACGAACGGCAGGCCGCTGTTCTCGAAGTAGTCCACGGCGGGGAAGCAGTCGGCCAGCCGGCGGGTGTCGACCAGCACCACGGCGCCGATCGCGCCGCGTACCAGGTCGTCCCACATGAACCAGAAGCGGTCCTGGCCCGGGGTGCCGAACAGGTACAGGATCAGGTCCTGGTCGAGCGTGATGCGGCCGAAGTCCATCGCCACGGTCGTGGTGGTCTTGTCGGGCGCGTGCGTCAGGTCGTCGATCCCCGCCGAGGCCGAGGTCATCACGGCTTCCGTGCGCAGCGGGTTGATCTCCGAGACCGCGCCGACGAACGTGGTCTTGCCCACGCCGAAGCCGCCCGCCACCACGATCTTCGCGGAGGTGGTGGAGCGAGCTGCATCGCTAGAGCTTGCGAAGTCCACTGAGCACCCTTTCGAGCAATGTCACGTCAGGCTGTCCACCGGCGGACTCGTCGCCGCCGGGCTGATGGATGGCGACGAAGCCGGCCTCCGCCAAGTCGGCGACGAGGATGCGGGCAACGCCGAGGGGTATGGCGAGCAGTGCGGAGATCTCGGCCACCGACTTGATCTCCCGGCACAGCTGGCAGATCCGCTGGTGCTCGGGCAACTGGCCCTGCAGCTGGGACGGATCGGCCGTGGTGCTGACCAGCGCCTCGATGGCGAGCTGGTAGCGGGGCCTGGTGCGGCCCCCGGTCATGGCGTACGGGCGCACCAGCGGATGGTGCCCGGCGGCCGGGGACGGGTCCGCCGCCGGCGGATCGGTGTCCACGGGCCGGACCGGCTCCACGTACGGCTGGTGGCCACCGCCCCGGCCCGGCCCCCGGCTGCGCGGGGGCGGCGGGCCGGCGGTGGCTGGGGGAGGAGGGGAAGTTGAACCGGCGCAGCGGGGGGTTGTGCGGTGGCTGGTACCCCTGATCGGGCTGGTACGGGTATCCGCCGGGCGTCGTCTCCACGGGTCCTCCTCCAACTCGCCGGTTTTGCGGTCGCGCCACCGCACCCTATGGCGCGGTGGCGCTGAACGCACTGTCTCTTGGTCAGTTGAGAAGGCTGCCTTGCAGTTCTGCCCGCAGGTCGGGGGTGAGGACGTTGCCCGCGCGGTCCACGAGCAGTGCCATCTCGTAGCCGACCAGGCCGATGTCGCACTCCGGGTGGGCCAGGACGGCCAGCGAGGACCCGTCGGAGATGGACATGATGAAGAGGAAGCCGCGCTCCATCTCCACCACGGTCTGGTTGACCGAGCCGCCCTCGAAGATGCGGGAGGCCCCGGCGGTCAGCGAGGTCAGACCGGAGGCGACGGCCGCCAGCTGGTCCGCGCGGTCGCGGGGGAAACCTTCGGACATCGCGAGGAGGAGTCCGTCGGCGGAGACCACCACCGTGTGCGACACCCCGGGGGTGTTGTCCACGAAATTGGTGATCAACCAGTTCAGGTTCTGCGCCGCCTGGCTCATCGGGCTCACACTAACGCTCCTGATCGTAGGTGCTGCCGGGGCCGTAGCCCTGTTGGTCATGCTGGTCTTGCGAGGTGCTGCCGTCGGTACCCGCGGTACGGGCCTGCTGGACACCGCGCCGCAGGTTGCTCAGCCGCCCGCGCACGTCCTCCGGAGCCCGGGAGACCTGCGGACCGCCCGAGGACGACTGGGCCGCCGAACCCTCGATGAGGTTGGCCTTGGGAACCCGGCGGGGCAGCCCCGAGGAGGTGACCCCGCCCGCCTTCGGCTCCCGCAGCCGCTCGGCGCGCTGCCAGCGCTCGTCGTTCGGAGACGCCCACCGGGCGTTCTCCTCCGACGTGTCCCGGCCGGCCGCCGGCTCCTGCCGCTCCGGCGCCGCGGGCCGCTGCCCGGGCGTCCGCCCCGGGCCGAAGCCCGGCGCGTCCGCCGCACCGTCCCCGGGCTCCGGCCACTGCCCGGAACGCCGCGGCAGACCCGCGTCGGTCACCGGTGCGCCGTCGCTCGGGGAAGATCCCGGATGGGTGAACTCTACGCGCTCCGCCGGGACTTCGGGAATGCTGGGCATGGGTTCCGGTTGCGCACCGTACGAGGTGTCGTACGGAGTCTGATACGAACCGGTATCTGCCCATCCGGCCTGTGCCGCGGGGGAGTTGTAGTCGAAGTACGACTGTTGTGGATCTTCCGCCCGATCCGGGTATCCCGGTTCCGGATAGTCCGGCCCCGGGTAGCCCGCCGGGTCCGGCGCGGCCGGGCCGCCCTCCGGGGAGGAGGACGGGACCACCGGGTGGGCGCCGGGCGCCCCGGCCGCCTGCCCGGCGGCGTAGGAGGCGTCGTCGAACCCCAGCTCCGCGGCGGTCCGCACCGCCGGCGTCTGCTGGGTGGCGTACGGCTGCTCCGGCACGATCCGGGAGACCGTGAAGTCGTCCTCCGCCAGCTCCTCGCCACCGCCACCGTGGGTGATGGCGTCCGGCAGCATCACCAGCGAGGTGGTGCCCGCCTGCTCGCCCGAGGGGCGCAGCTGGACCCGGATGCCGTGCCGGTCGGCGAGGCGGCCGACCACGAACAGGCCCATCCGCTGGGAGATCGCCGCGTCCACCGTCGGCGGGTTCGCCAGCTTGTGGTTGATGTCGGCGAAGTCCTCCGCGGTCAGGCCGATGCCCTGGTCGTGGATCTCGATCATGACGCGGCCGTCCGGCAGCCGCGTCGCGGCCACCTCCACCTTGGTGTTCGGCGAGGAGAACGCGGTGGCGTTCTCCAGCAGCTCCGCCAGCAGGTGGACCAGGTCGGTGACGGCCCGGCCGTGGATCTCGCTCTCCGGCACCCCGGTGATCTCGATCCGCCCGTAGTCCTCCACCTCCGAGGAGGCGGCGCGCAGCACGTCCACCAGCGGCACCGGCTGGGTCCAGCGGCGGCCCGGCTCCTCGCCCGCGAGGATCAGGAGGTTCTCGCCGTTGCGGCGCATACGGGTGGCCAGGTGGTCCAGCTTGAACAGGTTCGCCAGCTGGTCCGGGTCGGCCTCGTTGTTCTCCAGGCCGGTGATCAGCTCCAGCTGGCGCTCGATGAGCCCCTGGTTGCGGCTGGAGAGGTTGGTGAAGATCGCGTTGACGTTGCCGCGCAGCAGTGCCTGCTCGGCGGCGAGCCGGATCGCCTCCCGGTGCACCTGGTCGAAGGCGCGGGCCACCTCGCCGATCTCGTCGCGGGTGGCGATCGGGATGGGCTCCACCCGGGTGTCCACCCGGCCGGGGTCGGTGCGCGACAGCTGATCGACCAGCGAGGGCAGCCGCTCCTCGGCCACCTCGGCGGCGGCCTTCCGCAGCTGCCGCATGCTGCGGCTCATGGCGCGGGCCATCATGCCCGCGATGACGAACGCGGCGAGCAGCGCGACCAGCACGATCGCGGAGGTGACGATGGCGTCGCGCCTGGCGTCCGAGGAGATCTGCGCGGCCTCGTCCACCGCCTTGTCGGCCAGGTACTCCTCCACCTCGCGGTAGGCGTCGAACTTGGCGGTGGCCGTCTCGAACCAGGTCTCCGGGGTGATGCCCTGCTCCTTGAGGGCGGACGCCTTCGCCTCGGTGTCCGCGATGGTGCGCACCATCCGCTCCATCGACGGCGGGGTGACGAACCGTTCCTTCCCGGCCGCCTCGGCCTCCTGCCGCTGCCGCTCGATCCGCTCCTTGAGCTCCTTGTCCGTGGTGGCGAGGGTCTCCTCCAGCCGCGCGACGTCGGCCTCCATACCGCCGGAGGAGAACTCGTCGAGCGCGATCTTCTCCAGGTAGGCGTACGAGGCGAGGGCGGTCAGCTGGGCCCGGCGGTCCTCCGCGGACGGCCCGGGCTTCACCAGCAGCTGGACACCGAGCGAGCGCTGAAGCGATTCAGCGGCCTGGGCCAGCGAGATCGCGTAGACGGTCCGCCCGTAGGAGGTGATGTTGCCGGTGCCCAGGCCCAGCTCGTTGGCGAACTCCATCAGCGGGTGCTGGACCTGGACGTAACCCTCCTGGGTCTGGATGCCGCCCAGCTCCGGGGTGTACGCGTTGCGGCGCAGCCCCTCCAGCTTCGGCTCGACCGCCTCGAACGCCTTCAGCCGGCGCTTGAGGCTGGCGGTGTCCGGCATGTCGGCGACCTGGCGGTGGAACTCCGCGGCCGCCGTGTCGGTCGCCGCGCGGGCCTGCTCCACCGCGCTGTCGTCGCCCCCGGCCAGCAGCGGCTCGGCGCTCAGGTCCCGCTCGTTCATCAGCGCGTGGCTGTAGCCGGCCGCGGCCCGCACCAGGCGGGCGGTGCGCTCGGCGTCCTGCGCCTGGCTCCAGGTCGATATGGACGACTCCACCTGGAGACCGCCGAAGACCAGGGCCACCAGGACCGGGATGAGCAGAATGGCGTTCAGACGGGTGGGTACCCGCCAGTTGGCGGGGGACAGACGTCCCGCCTTGTCGATGGGGGCGGGGTTCTCCGGCACCTCGGCGGGCGATGCCGCGGTGCGCGGCGGCGGGGTGAAGTTCCCCCTCGCCTGCTGTGCGGAGTCGGGCTTGCTTCGCCTCACTCGACCAACAACCTCTCGGCGTCGGCACCTGGTGTCGTGCCGTTCTCAGCTGAGCCCTTACTGCCCAGTTCAGGGAATTCCAGCACGGGGGGCGTGCGCATTCCAAACACCCGCAGCCGGGCACCCGGAGTGACCAACCGCGGGGACGAAAAGGGCATCGGGGTCGAGAGATTGCAAAAAGCCGGGACATTGGCTGCGCTGTGAAACAACCTGTGCGCGAAGCGTGCCCGATGGGGGATTTTTCTTGCGTCGAAACGTTATGAACCCCCCGGGCGGGCCGTGTCACACGACACAGCCCGCCCGGGGGCCCGGCGCGAAGGGCCGCCGTCCGGCTACTTCAGCCGCGCCATCAGGGCGTGTTCGACGAGGGTGATGAGCGCGCTCTTCGCCTCGCTGCGGTGGCGCGCGTCGGTGGTGATGATGGGCGTGTCCGGGCCGATCTGGAGGGCTTCGCGGACCTCTTCGGGGGTGTACGGCTGGTGGCCGTCGAAGCCGTTGAGGGCGATGACGAACGGCAGGCCGCTGTTCTCGAAGTAGTCCACGGCGGGGAAGCAGTCGGCCAGCCGGCGGGTGTCGACCAGCACCACGGCGCCGATCGCGCCGCGTACCAGGTCGTCCCACATGAACCAGAAGCGGTCCTGGCCCGGGGTGCCGAACAGGTACAGGATCAGATCGTCGTCGAGCGTGATGCGGCCGAAGTCCATCGCCACCGTGGTGGTGGTCTTGTCCTGCACGTGGCTCAGGTCGTCGATGCCGGCCGAGGCCGAGGTCATCACGGCCTCGGTGCGCAGCGGGTTGATCTCCGAGACCGCGCCGACGAACGTGGTCTTGCCCACGCCGAAGCCGCCCGCCACCACGATCTTGGCCGAGGTGGTGGAGCGGGCCGTCGCCCCGCTAGAGCTTGCGAAGTCCACTGAGCACCCTTTCCAGCAGTGTCACGTCCGGCGTTCCACCCGCTTCCGCGCTGCCACCCGGCTGATGGATGGCCACCATCCCGGCCTCCGCGAGGTCGGCCACGAGGATGCGCGCCACGCCGAGCGGGATGTTCAGCAGCGCCGAGACCTCGGCGACCGACTTGACCTCCCGGCACAGGTGGCAGATCCGCTGGTGCTCGGGGAGCAGCCCCTGCAGGTGGGCGGGGTCGGCCGTGGTGCTGACCAGCGCCTCGATGGCGAGCTGGTAGCGCGGCCGGGTCCGGCCACCGGTCATGGCGTACGGACGGACCAGGGGCTGGTCGCCTTCGCCCCCGTACGGCGCGTGGTGATGATGGCCGCCGTACGGGCCGGGCGAGGCGGATGGCGGGGTCATGAATCCTCCGGTCGGGACAGCAAGGTGACGGTGGGTGCCGTCGGTCGGTGCCGGTGGGGGGCGCCCGGCCTGCGGGCCGGGCGGGACGGACGGGTCAGGGGGGCGGTCAGTTCAGCAGACTGCCCTGGAGCTCGGCGCGCAGGTCGGGGGTGAGGACGTTGCCCGCGCGGTCCACGAGCAGCGCCATCTCGTAGCCGACCAGGCCGATGTCGCACTCCGGGTGGGCCAGGACGGCCAGCGAGGACCCGTCGGAGATGGACATGATGAAGAGGAAGCCGCGCTCCATCTCCACCACGGTCTGGTTGACCGAGCCGCCCTCGAAGATGCGGGAGGCCCCGGCGGTCAGCGAGGTCAGACCGGAGGCGACGGCCGCCAGCTGGTCCGCGCGGTCGCGGGGGAAACCTTCGGACATCGCGAGGAGAAGTCCGTCCGCGGAGACCACCACCGTGTGCGACACCCCGGGGGTGTTGTCCACGAAATTGGTGATCAACCAGTTCAGATTCTGCGCCGCCTGGCTCATCGGGCTCAACTAACGCTCCTGCTGGTAAGTCGGGCCGAGGCCGCGATCTCGGTTGCCGTCCGGACCGGATCCGGCCTGTCGGCCCTGCTGGATACCCCGTCGCAGGTTGGTCAGCCGGCCGCGCACGTCATCGGGTGCACGCGACACCTGCGGACCGGCCTGCTGGGGC
It contains:
- a CDS encoding acyl-CoA carboxylase epsilon subunit; its protein translation is MSTSVDPAATAATLVRVEKGHAGPEELAAVTAVLLARAAAGAAHRTGATVRPRRSTAGWSRPERRPGFRAPHSWQI
- a CDS encoding GTP-binding protein yields the protein MDFASSSDAARSTTSAKIVVAGGFGVGKTTFVGAVSEINPLRTEAVMTSASAGIDDLTHAPDKTTTTVAMDFGRITLDQDLILYLFGTPGQDRFWFMWDDLVRGAIGAVVLVDTRRLADCFPAVDYFENSGLPFVIALNGFDGHQPYTPEEVREALQIGPDAPIITTDARHRSEAKSALITLVEHALMARLR
- a CDS encoding DUF742 domain-containing protein, translating into MRGTSHRTTPRCAGSTSPPPPATAGPPPPRSRGPGRGGGHQPYVEPVRPVDTDPPAADPSPAAGHHPLVRPYAMTGGRTRPRYQLAIEALVSTTADPSQLQGQLPEHQRICQLCREIKSVAEISALLAIPLGVARILVADLAEAGFVAIHQPGGDESAGGQPDVTLLERVLSGLRKL
- a CDS encoding roadblock/LC7 domain-containing protein, translating into MSQAAQNLNWLITNFVDNTPGVSHTVVVSADGLLLAMSEGFPRDRADQLAAVASGLTSLTAGASRIFEGGSVNQTVVEMERGFLFIMSISDGSSLAVLAHPECDIGLVGYEMALLVDRAGNVLTPDLRAELQGSLLN
- a CDS encoding nitrate- and nitrite sensing domain-containing protein gives rise to the protein MRRSKPDSAQQARGNFTPPPRTAASPAEVPENPAPIDKAGRLSPANWRVPTRLNAILLIPVLVALVFGGLQVESSISTWSQAQDAERTARLVRAAAGYSHALMNERDLSAEPLLAGGDDSAVEQARAATDTAAAEFHRQVADMPDTASLKRRLKAFEAVEPKLEGLRRNAYTPELGGIQTQEGYVQVQHPLMEFANELGLGTGNITSYGRTVYAISLAQAAESLQRSLGVQLLVKPGPSAEDRRAQLTALASYAYLEKIALDEFSSGGMEADVARLEETLATTDKELKERIERQRQEAEAAGKERFVTPPSMERMVRTIADTEAKASALKEQGITPETWFETATAKFDAYREVEEYLADKAVDEAAQISSDARRDAIVTSAIVLVALLAAFVIAGMMARAMSRSMRQLRKAAAEVAEERLPSLVDQLSRTDPGRVDTRVEPIPIATRDEIGEVARAFDQVHREAIRLAAEQALLRGNVNAIFTNLSSRNQGLIERQLELITGLENNEADPDQLANLFKLDHLATRMRRNGENLLILAGEEPGRRWTQPVPLVDVLRAASSEVEDYGRIEITGVPESEIHGRAVTDLVHLLAELLENATAFSSPNTKVEVAATRLPDGRVMIEIHDQGIGLTAEDFADINHKLANPPTVDAAISQRMGLFVVGRLADRHGIRVQLRPSGEQAGTTSLVMLPDAITHGGGGEELAEDDFTVSRIVPEQPYATQQTPAVRTAAELGFDDASYAAGQAAGAPGAHPVVPSSSPEGGPAAPDPAGYPGPDYPEPGYPDRAEDPQQSYFDYNSPAAQAGWADTGSYQTPYDTSYGAQPEPMPSIPEVPAERVEFTHPGSSPSDGAPVTDAGLPRRSGQWPEPGDGAADAPGFGPGRTPGQRPAAPERQEPAAGRDTSEENARWASPNDERWQRAERLREPKAGGVTSSGLPRRVPKANLIEGSAAQSSSGGPQVSRAPEDVRGRLSNLRRGVQQARTAGTDGSTSQDQHDQQGYGPGSTYDQER
- a CDS encoding GTP-binding protein, which produces MDFASSSGATARSTTSAKIVVAGGFGVGKTTFVGAVSEINPLRTEAVMTSASAGIDDLSHVQDKTTTTVAMDFGRITLDDDLILYLFGTPGQDRFWFMWDDLVRGAIGAVVLVDTRRLADCFPAVDYFENSGLPFVIALNGFDGHQPYTPEEVREALQIGPDTPIITTDARHRSEAKSALITLVEHALMARLK
- a CDS encoding DUF742 domain-containing protein, producing MTPPSASPGPYGGHHHHAPYGGEGDQPLVRPYAMTGGRTRPRYQLAIEALVSTTADPAHLQGLLPEHQRICHLCREVKSVAEVSALLNIPLGVARILVADLAEAGMVAIHQPGGSAEAGGTPDVTLLERVLSGLRKL
- a CDS encoding roadblock/LC7 domain-containing protein, translating into MSQAAQNLNWLITNFVDNTPGVSHTVVVSADGLLLAMSEGFPRDRADQLAAVASGLTSLTAGASRIFEGGSVNQTVVEMERGFLFIMSISDGSSLAVLAHPECDIGLVGYEMALLVDRAGNVLTPDLRAELQGSLLN